The Bacillus sp. (in: firmicutes) nucleotide sequence CACTTCGTCAGGACGAAGCTCACGGTGGAAGCCTAATTGCTTCGCAAGTAATGAGTTAACACCATCTGCAAGGACAACGACATCTGCATATACTTCTCCGTCTGGGCGATCGGTGCGCACACCTACTACTTTACCATTTTCAACAAGACATTCTAACACTACCGTTTCGTTAATCAACAAAGCCCCAGCTTCAACCGCTTTTTGGGCAAACCATTGGTCAAACTTTGCACGGAGAACAGAAAAACAATTATAAGGTGCTTCACCCCATTCTTCATTTTTCACACTTGTTGTCACACATGTTTTTTTATCCATCAGCCATGCTCGTTGCTCAACAATTGGTCGCTCTAACGGTGCATCCTTCCAGAATTCTGGAATAATATCCTCTAATTGCTTTCTATATAAAATCCCGCCCATTACGTTTTTCGCACCTGGGTATTCACCACGTTCAATTAATAAAACTTTTAATCCCGCTTTTGCACTTGTATAAGCACAAGCTGAACCTGCTGGTCCTGCACCTACTACAATGACATCAAATTTCTCAGACATGCTCGACTACACCTCCGGACTTTTCTAGTGCTGCTTTAAATTCTTGAATAAGCAGTGGAAGAATCTCCATTGCATCGCCAACAATACCATAGTGAGAAGCATCAAAAATGGCTGCGTTAGGATCTTTGTTCACAGCAATAATAAGCTCAGAGTTTTTCATTCCAACTACATGCTGAATAGCACCGGAAATTCCAAAAGCAAAATAAATTTTTGGTGATACAGTTTCGCCAGTCTGTCCAATTTGCAGGTGATGCTCAAGCCAGCCAGCTTCAACAACATCGCGAGTTCCGCCAACACTAGCACCAATCACATCGGCAAATTGATGGAGTAACTGGAAATTCCTCTCATCTCCCATTCCTTTACCACCGGCAACAATAATATGGGCATCAGCTAAGTTCGCTTTTTTCGTTGTGTCTCTCACAATCTCTAAAACTTTCGTGCGAAGACTGCTTTCTTGTAGCCCTAATTGTTCCTCAATAATCGTACCTGTCCGACCTTTTTCCGGGGCTAACGCCTTCATGACCTTTGGTCTTACGGTCGCCATTTGTGGACGATGTTTTTTACAAAGAATCGTCGCCATAATGTTTCCTCCAAAAGCAGGACGACTAGCCTCAAATAAACGATTTTGTAAGTCAATATCTAACATTGTTGTATCAGCCGTTAAGCCTGTACTAATATCTGTTGCAATCGCACTTGCCAAGTCTTTACCATTTGAAGTTGCACCATAAAGAATAATTTCTGGTTTATATTTACGAACAAGAAGGCTTACACCATGCATATAAGGCTCTGTTCGATAGTCTTTAAGAACAGGATCATCAATAACATAAACTTCATCAGCACCGTATTCGAAGCAGTCTTTCGCTAGTCCTTTTATATTTTCACCCAAAAGGAAACCTGCTAATGGTACATCTAATTTATTTGCTAGTTCACGTCCCGCCCCTAATAGCTCAAGAGAAACTCCAGCAATCTCCCCATCTCGTGCTTCAATAAATACCCAGACGCCTTTATATTCTTCAATCATGTTTTATCCCCCTATTTACTGCCCGAAAAGTTCACTCTTTTCAGCGATGATAGTTGATACGATTTCTTTAACCTGTTCAGCAGGGCCTCCATCAATCATTTTTGCCTTTTCAGGCGGCTGTGGAGCCCACATTTTCCCAACAACTGTTGGTGAACCCTTTAAACCAAGTTGACCAATATCTACGCCTTCAAAATCATCAACTGTCCAAATAACAGGCTCATATCTAGCAGCTTTGATCATATTTGGAAGTGGTGAGTACGAAATATCATTAATTTCCTTTTCAACAGTAAGTAAGCATGGCATTTGAGCTTGAATCACTTCATAGCCATCTTCAATTTTGCGGTGAACTTTAATGTACTTACCGCTTTCATTTACTTCCTCAACCTTAATTACTTTTGTAATAGGTGGAATATCAAGACGTCTAGCAATTCCAGGTCCAACTTGCCCTGTATCCCCATCTATGGCATGCAAGCCACAAAGTACAAGATCAATAGGATCATCTTTCGAGATTTTTTCGAGAGCATTATATAATGCATAGCTTGTTGCTAACGTATCTGCACCAGCAAAACGTCGGTCAGTAATTAAATAGCCTGCATCTGCACCAATTTCAATACTCTTTTTAATAACCTCTGTTGCTTGTGGAGGCCCCATCGATAAGACAGTAACCTTGCCACCAACTTGCTTTTTAATACGAACTGCCTCTTCCACTGCATGACCATCATATGGATTCAAGATTGCAGGTACCCCGCGACGGTCCAATGTGTTCGTTTTTGGATTGACCTTGATGATTTTTGTGTCTGGAACTTGTTTTACACAAACAACGATGTGCAAAAGAAACACACTCCTCTCAAATAAACCACTCTTTTTTAGGTGAAACTTGTTGGTAATTTTATATTATAAGAGTTTTAAAAAAGTATTTTAAACTCTAAATAACCAAGAGAAAACCTAGCAAGCGTTTACATTCGTGTCCCTTCTTGACTTAACACCATTTACAACGTATTTATAATAATTCTGTAATATTTTATATTTTTAATTGTACAAT carries:
- a CDS encoding electron transfer flavoprotein subunit alpha/FixB family protein, which translates into the protein MIEEYKGVWVFIEARDGEIAGVSLELLGAGRELANKLDVPLAGFLLGENIKGLAKDCFEYGADEVYVIDDPVLKDYRTEPYMHGVSLLVRKYKPEIILYGATSNGKDLASAIATDISTGLTADTTMLDIDLQNRLFEASRPAFGGNIMATILCKKHRPQMATVRPKVMKALAPEKGRTGTIIEEQLGLQESSLRTKVLEIVRDTTKKANLADAHIIVAGGKGMGDERNFQLLHQFADVIGASVGGTRDVVEAGWLEHHLQIGQTGETVSPKIYFAFGISGAIQHVVGMKNSELIIAVNKDPNAAIFDASHYGIVGDAMEILPLLIQEFKAALEKSGGVVEHV
- a CDS encoding electron transfer flavoprotein subunit beta/FixA family protein, with the protein product MHIVVCVKQVPDTKIIKVNPKTNTLDRRGVPAILNPYDGHAVEEAVRIKKQVGGKVTVLSMGPPQATEVIKKSIEIGADAGYLITDRRFAGADTLATSYALYNALEKISKDDPIDLVLCGLHAIDGDTGQVGPGIARRLDIPPITKVIKVEEVNESGKYIKVHRKIEDGYEVIQAQMPCLLTVEKEINDISYSPLPNMIKAARYEPVIWTVDDFEGVDIGQLGLKGSPTVVGKMWAPQPPEKAKMIDGGPAEQVKEIVSTIIAEKSELFGQ